The following are encoded in a window of Castanea sativa cultivar Marrone di Chiusa Pesio chromosome 9, ASM4071231v1 genomic DNA:
- the LOC142609514 gene encoding putative arabinosyltransferase ARAD1 gives MAERNVSSLGIVSRNFLFCLFVTTSVLFILSWFFVLRSTSRPSFIDHSLLPNSKHFATGGDNGDSATRSENEVEPSIGNRSILVDNDEEEESPQENAKSDVKCITKDSVVLDQQKENKLVLKVFMYDLSPEFHFGLLDWKAQGNSVWPDIQTKIPDYPGGLNLQHSIEYWLTLDLLASELPDPPNAQSAIRVRNVSEADIIFVPFFSSLCYNRYSRVDPHQKKTKNKLLQEKLVRFLTAQKEWIRSGGHDHLIVAHHPNSLLDARTNLWPATFILSDFGRYPPNIANVEKDVIAPYKHVIGSYVDDSSDFDSRPTLLYFQGAIYRKDGGFVRQELYYLLKDEKDVHFAFGSVQKDGIKKATQGMHSSKFCLNIAGDTPSSNRLFDAIASHCVPVIISDEIELAYEDVLDYSQFCIFVRTGDALKEKFLMNLIRSIKKDEWTRMWQKLKEVENFYEFQYPSKEGDAVQMIWQAVARKVPAIRLKLHKSSRFSRSLVHSERGLNLIPSPNNFW, from the exons ATGGCTGAGAGAAATGTCTCATCCCTGGGGATTGTTTCTAGGAACTTTCTGTTTTGTTTGTTCGTTACAACATCAGTCTTGTTCATATTATCTTGGTTCTTTGTGTTGCGTTCAACCAGTCGTCCTAGCTTCATCGATCATAGTTTGTTACCCAATTCCAAGCATTTTGCTACGGGTGGTGACAATGGGGATTCTGCTACCCGTAGTGAAAACGAGGTGGAACCCTCGATTGGAAATAGATCAATCCTTGTGGacaatgatgaagaagaagaatcaccCCAAGAGAATGCAAAATCTGATGTGAAATGCATTACCAAAGATAGTGTAGTTCTAGATCAgcagaaagaaaataaactagtTCTTAAGGTTTTTATGTATGATCTATCCCCTGAGTTTCATTTTGGACTCTTAGATTGGAAGGCACAAGGTAATAGTGTTTGGCCTGATATTCAAACTAAGATACCTGATTATCCTGGTGGGTTGAATTTGCAACACAGTATAGAGTATTGGCTTACATTGGATCTCCTTGCTTCTGAACTTCCAGACCCTCCAAATGCCCAGAGTGCAATAAGAGTCCGCAACGTTAGTGAAGCTGATATTATATTTGTACCATTCTTTTCTTCCTTATGCTATAACCGGTATTCCAGAGTCGACCCGCACCAAAAGAAGACCAAAAATAAGTTGCTTCAAGAGAAGTTGGTGAGGTTTTTAACAGCCCAGAAGGAATGGATAAGGTCAGGAGGACATGACCACTTAATTGTGGCCCATCATCCGAATAGCCTTTTAGATGCAAGGACGAACCTTTGGCCTGCAACATTTATACTTTCAGACTTTGGAAGGTATCCTCCAAACATAGCAAATGTTGAGAAAGATGTGATTGCTCCTTACAAACATGTAATCGGATCGTATGTTGATGACTCGTCTGATTTTGATAGCCGTCCAACTTTGCTGTACTTCCAAGGagcaatatatagaaaagaT GGAGGCTTTGTTCGGCAAGAGTTATATTATCTTTTGAAAGATGAGAAAGATGTGCATTTTGCATTTGGAAGTGTCCAAAAAGATGGAATTAAGAAAGCTACCCAGGGAATGCACTCTTCGAAATTCTGTCTCAATATAGCAGGTGATACCCCCTCATCAAACCGCCTCTTTGATGCCATTGCTAGCCATTGTGTACCTGTCATCATCAGTGATGAGATAGAGCTCGCATATGAGGATGTCCTTGACTATTCTCAGTTCTGCATATTTGTTCGGACAGGGGATGCTCTCAAAGAAAAATTCCTCATGAATCTCATCCGGAGTATTAAGAAGGATGAGTGGACCAGAATGTGGCAGAAGTTGAAAGAGGTTGAAAATTTCTATGAGTTTCAGTACCCATCGAAGGAGGGTGATGCAGTGCAAATGATATGGCAGGCTGTTGCCCGTAAGGTTCCTGCTATTAGATTGAAGCTACACAAGTCTAGTCGATTCTCTCGTTCTCTTGTCCACTCTGAGAGGGGGTTAAACTTGATACCATCGCCAAATAATTTTTGGTGA